The DNA segment CGTTCTGCGTCTGGTGAAGGTGTTTCTCGTACTCGATGAGGATGACCCGCTCCATCTGGCTGCGCGTGTCCGCGTTCAACGGATGGGCGATGTCCTTGTAGGTCCCGTCCTTCCGTTTTTTCGCGGGCATCGCGATGAAGAGCCCGGTGGAGCCATGGATCACCTTCAGGTCGCGGACGACGAAGCAGTGATCCAGGGTGATGGTGACGTATGCCTTGAGTTTGTCCTCTTCGACCGGAAACACCCGGACGTCGGTGATGTTCATGTCCCCCCCGAACACTGGAAGATCGGAGCTACGGGGAAGCCTGGGACAGACTGGAGGTGAAAAGCAAGCACCCCCTACCTGTCGCGCTGGGGACCGTTCACTGCCCCCGCAGCCCCTATGCCCCGAAGGGCCAGTGACTCACCAGGTGGGCGAGGAACGCCAGGTGGTAGACGACGATGACGGCGTAGACGACGGCGCCCGCGCGGATGGCGAAGCGGCTGGCCTTGAGCCGGCGGTGCAGGCACAGCAGGCACAGGCCCGCGTTCACGATGAGCAGCTTGGAGAACATGAAGAGCAGCGGTGACTGCTCGTACGCCACGCGCATCACCGGGTTGAGCTCCTCCGCCACCCCCAGCTGGAGGAAGAGCAGGGTGAACAGGCCGTCCATCAGGTTCAGCATCAGCAGCGCCACCGACGCCGGTGACATGTAGAAAGAAGCCTGCTGCGCCCAACCCCCGCCCTGCACCTCGTTCGCCGTCGCCGCCACTCGCCACCCCCAAGGTCTCGTCCGTGCTACCCGGGGGCAGGGCTATTCAAATCCCTTGCCAGGGTTTCACGGGGCTTTCCGGAAGCAGGCGGGCAGGCTGGGCGGGCGGGGGCTTGCGCCACCGGAAACGAAATTGACGGAACGGGGTGGGTCGCCGAGATTGGCCCCGCTTCCGCCCTTCCCGACGAGCGTCCCTTGCATCAATTCCCCAAAGATATCGGGTGGATAGAGGTCATCTGCGGTTCGATGTTCTCCGGCAAGACGGAGGAGTTGATCCGCCGCGTCAAGCGCGCGCTGTACGGCCGGCAGAAGGTGCGGGTGTTCAAGCCGCGCATCGACACCCGCTACGACGACACGCAGGTGGTCAGCCATTCCCAGTTGAAATTGACGTCCCTCCCCATCGAGAGGGCTGAAGAAATTTTCCGGCACCTGTCCCCCGACACGCAGGTGGTGGGCATCGACGAGGTGCAGTTCCTGGGCGGTGAGGTGGTGCAGGTGTGCGAGGCGCTCGCCCAGCGGGGCATGCGCGTCATCTGCGCGGGGCTGGACCAGGACTACCAGGGGCGCCCCTTCGAACCGATGCCGCAGCTGATGGCGGTGGCGGAGTACGTGACGAAGGAGCTGGCCATCTGCGCGGTGTGCGGAAACCCGGCCAACCGTTCGCAGCGCATCATTGGCAGCGAGGAGCGGGTGGTGGTGGGCGCGGCCGGTGCCTACGAGCCGCGCTGCCGCAAGTGTCACGTGGCGGAACCCGCGGAGGCCAGCCCTCCGCAGACGCTGAAGCTGTTCGACTGAGAGCCAGGCCGCCGAAGGCCGGCGCGGGAGCCCCATCCGATGCGCGACACCCTGTACGCGAACGTGCCCTTCAAGTTGAACGAGATGACCCACCACTATGGGCCCAACGTCCATCTGGTGGGCAATCCGTTTCTCCTCTCCCAGCTGGCCACGCTCTGCGCCAAGGGCACGCTCCAGCCTCAAATCAACCGGTTGGTGGAGCAGCTCTACGCGGACCTGGTGAAGACGGTCATCAACGCGGAGTTCCCGCGCAAGATGGTGACCCTCCCCACGCGGATGATCGACTCCACGCCCCTGGGCATCTACCAGGGCGAGGTGGTGGACCCGCAGCTGCGCGTGGTGACGGTGAACATCGCGCGGGCGGGCACGCTGCCGTCACAGGTGACGTACGACCTGCTCAACTTCACGGTGGACCCGTCCCTGGTGCGCCAGGACCACATCATCATGAGCCGGATGATCGACGCGGCCCAGGCGGTGGTGGGCTCGGAGATTGGCGGCGCGAAGATTGGCGGGGACGTGGACGACGCGTTCGTGCTGTTCCCGGACCCCATGGGGGCCACGGGCGGCAGCCTGTCCACGGCCATCACCCTGTACAAGACGAAGGTGCCCGGCAAGGCCCGGCGCATCATCACGCTCAACCTCATCGTCACGCCGGAGTACCTGCGCCGGATGACGACGGAGCACCCGGACGTCATCATCTACGCGCTCCGGCTGGACCGCGGCCTGTCCCCGCCGGAGGTGTTCGGCACCGCGCCGGGCCTGCTCTGGGAGAAGGAGCGGGGGCTGGATGACCGGCAGTACATCGTCCCCGGTGGCGGCGGCTTCGGGGAGATCATGAACAACGCCTACGTGTAGAGGGAGCACCCGGTGACGACGTTCCACGAGAAGGATGTCGGCGTCCTCATCTCCGAGGAGGCCGTGCAGGCGCGCGTGAAGGAGCTGGGCGCGCAGATCACCCGCGACTACCAGGGCAAGGAGCTGACGCTCGTCTGTGTGCTCAAGGGCTCCGCGTTCTTCGCCATCGACCTGGCGCGCGCCATTGACCTGCCGCTCACGCTCGAGTTCCTGGGCGTGGCCAGCTACCACGGCGGCACGGAGTCCACGGGCGAGGTGCGCATCACCACGGACGTGTCCAAGCCGATGGCGGGCAAGCACCTGCTCATCATCGAGGACATCATCGACACGGGGCTCACCATGAGCTTCCTGCTGGAGAACCTCCAGGCGCGCCACCCGGCGTCGGTGAAGATCTGCTCGCTGCTGGAGAAGCCCGCGCGGGCCAAGACGAAGGTGAACATCGACTACAAGGGCTTCGTCATCGACGACAAGTTCGTCGTCGGGTACGGCCTGGACTACGGCGAGAAGTACCGGAACCTGCCGTTCATCGGCATCTGGAAGCACGCCTGACCGTCCCACCCCGCGGGGTGGGAGCTTTGAGATGACGAGGGCCCTGTCCACGCGCCGCGAGGCGGCCGTGTGCAGGGCCTTCGTGCGTCGAGCGGTGCGTGCATGCACAGCCTCTCCTTCTGGACACGGAAGGAGGCGTGGGCATGCGAGACGGAAGCGCGAGGACCCCCCGGACGATGACGACCGCGGGCGGGGAGGCGATGCAGAAGTACCTGGCGGAGGCCGTCGGCACGTTCGTGCTGGTGCTCGGCGGCGTGGGGGCGGCGGTGCTGGCGGGCGACCGCATCGGCTTCCTGGGGGTGGCGTTCGCCTTCGGCCTGTCGCTGCTGGCCATGGTCTACACGGTGGGCCCCATCTCCGGCTGCCACGTGAACCCGGCGGTGACGGTGGGCCTGTTGATGGCGGGCAAGTTCGACAAGCGCCACGTGGCTGGCTACGTCATCGCGCAGTGCGTGGGCGCCATCGTCGCGGCGGGCGTGGTGCTGCTCATCGCGAAGGGGATGCCGGGCGGCTACTCCGCGAGCGCGGAGGGGCTGGGGAGCAACGGCTACGGGGCGGCGTCCCCGGAGGGCTACGGCGGCGGGGCGGCCTTCCTCGCGGAGGTGTTCCTGACCTTCGTGCTGGTGCTGACGGTGCTGGGGGCCACGGACTCGCGCGCGCCGGTGGGCTTCGCGGGGCTGGCCATCGGCCTGGTGCTGACGCTCATCCACCTGGTGGGCATCCCCATCACCAACACGTCGGTGAACCCGGCGCGCAGCCTGGGGCCGGCGCTGTTCGCGGGAGCCGACGCCTTGAAGCAGCTGTGGATGTTCATCATCGCGCCGCTGCTGGGCGCGGCCTTCGCGTCCGCGGTGTACCGGCTGGTGCACCGGCCGGCGGTGCAGATCTCCGCCACGCGCGCGGAGCAGGCGACGGAGGAGGAGCGCCGCGAGCGCCTGGCGGGCCGGCGCGACGTGGAGCACCCCGTCTGAAGCACGAAGGCCGTGCCTCGCTTGCTGTCGCGGGGCACGGCCTGGGTGGGTGAAGCAGGAGAGGGGCCTAGAAGGCGGCGTCGAAGACGACGTCGTTGGCGGCGCCCACGCCCACGCCCACCTGGTAGGACGACACGCGGCGCTCGAAGAAGTTGGTGAGCTCCTGCACGTCCTGCAGGTCCATGAAGTGCAGCGGGTTCTTCGTGTGGAAGATGGGGGACATGCCCAGCATCTGGAGGCGCTGGTCGGCCACGTACTCCAGGTAGCCGCGCATCTCCTGCACCGACAGGCCCATCACGCCGCCGCTCAGCAGGTCCTGGGCGAACTGCGTCTCGCACTCCACCGCGTCGCGCATCATCTGCACGACGTCCTTCTCCAGGCTCGCGTCGAAGAGGTCCGGCTCCTCCTTGCGCGCCGTGTTGATGGCCTCGAAGGCGAAGGTCATGTGGGCGGACTCGTCGCGGAACACCCAGTTGGTGCCCGCGGCCAGGCCGTTGAGCAGCCCCTTGCTGCGCAGGAAGTACACGTACGCGAAGGCCGCGAAGAAGAAGAGGCCCTCGATGCAGCCCGCGAAGCAGATGAGGTTCAGCAGGAACTGGCGGCGGTCCGACTTCGTGCGGACCTGATCCAGCGCCTGGATGCTGTCCATCCACTTCATGCAGAAGCGCGCCTTGCGCTGGATGGACGGGATGTTGTCCACCGCCGCGAAGGCCTTGGCGCGCTCCGCCGGGTCCGGCACGTAGCTGTCCAGCAGCGTCAGGTAGAACTGGACGTGCAGCGCCTCCTCGTAGAGCTGGCGCGACAGGTACATGCGCGCTTCGGGCGCGTTCAGGTGCTTGTAGAGGTTGAGCACCAGGTTGTTGCCGACGATGGAGTCGCCCGTGGCGAAGAAGGCCACCAGCCGGTGGATGAGGTGACGCTCCGCGTCCGTCATCTTCGAGCGCAGGTCCACCAGGTCCGTGGAGAAGTCGATCTCCTCCACCGTCCAGGTGTTCTTGATGGCGTTGCGGTACATCTCGAAGAAGACGGGATACGCCATGGGGCGCAGCGTCAGGTTCATTCCCGGATCGAGCAGCATTGCTTCGGCACTCCCTTACGCACGACGACAGGGGACAGCAGGGGTACGGCGCCCACCAGGGTGACTACTGGCAGGCCTCGCACGCCTCGGGGTTCTCCAGCGAGCACGCCACCGCTTCGGCCTCCGCGGTCACGACCTGCGACACCGGCGCGGGCGTGGGCGTGGCGGTAATCGTCGGGCCGCCCTGGCCCACGGTGGCCTTGGCGATGCGGGTCGCCGGGCGTGAGCGCAGGTAGTAGGTGGTCTTCAGCCCCTTCTGCCACGCGTAGAAGTACATCGAGGACAGCTTCCCGATGTTGGGCGTCTCCACGAAGAGGTTGAGCGACTGGCTCTGGTCGATGAAGGCGCCGCGGTCCGCGCCCATGTCCAGCAGTGAGCGCATGGGGACCTCCCACGCGGTGCGGTAGATGGCGCGCAGCTCCTCCGGCAGCTCCGTGAGGTCCTGCACGCTGCCTTCGGCCAGCTTGATGCGGTTGCGCGTGGCCTCGTTCCACAGGCCCAGCTGCTGCAGGTCGCGCACCAGGTAGCGGTTCACCTGGAGGAAGTCACCGGACAGCGTCTCGCGCTTGAAGAGGTTGGAGACCTGCGGCTCGATGCACTCGTAGCAGCCGGCGATGGACGCGATGGTGGCCGTGGGCGCGATGGCGATCATCAGCGAGTTGCGCAGGCCCACCTTCATGATGCGCGAGCGCAGCGCGTCCCAGCGCAGCGTGTCCTCCGGGACGATGCCCCAGCTGTCGAACTGGAGCTCGCCCTTGGCCGCGCGCGTCTCCGGGAAGGAGGGGTGCGCGCCGAACTGCTCCGCCAGGTCCGAGGAGGTGACGAGCGCCGCGTAGTAGATCTCCTCCGAAATCTTCTTGGACAGGTTGCGCGCCTCCACGGAGTCGAAGGGCAGGCGCAGCTGGAAGAAGACGTCCTGGAGGCCCATCAGGCCCAGGCCCACCGGGCGCCAGCGGCGGTTGGAGTCCGCGGCGGTGGGGATGGGGTAGTAGTTGAGGTCGATGACGCGGTCCAACTGCTTGAGCGCGAGCATCGCGTTGGAGCGCAGCAGGTCGAAGTCGAACTTCCCGTCCTTCACCATGCGGCCCAGGTTGAGCGACCCCAGGTTGCACACCGCCGTCTCACCCTGGCTCGTGACCTCCAGGATTTCGGTGCAGAGGTTGGACAGGTGGATGACGTTGCCCGGCTGACCCGT comes from the Corallococcus caeni genome and includes:
- the spoVG gene encoding septation regulator SpoVG, coding for MNITDVRVFPVEEDKLKAYVTITLDHCFVVRDLKVIHGSTGLFIAMPAKKRKDGTYKDIAHPLNADTRSQMERVILIEYEKHLHQTQNGTLGPVAAELD
- a CDS encoding DUF5658 family protein; the encoded protein is MAATANEVQGGGWAQQASFYMSPASVALLMLNLMDGLFTLLFLQLGVAEELNPVMRVAYEQSPLLFMFSKLLIVNAGLCLLCLHRRLKASRFAIRAGAVVYAVIVVYHLAFLAHLVSHWPFGA
- a CDS encoding thymidine kinase, which gives rise to MHQFPKDIGWIEVICGSMFSGKTEELIRRVKRALYGRQKVRVFKPRIDTRYDDTQVVSHSQLKLTSLPIERAEEIFRHLSPDTQVVGIDEVQFLGGEVVQVCEALAQRGMRVICAGLDQDYQGRPFEPMPQLMAVAEYVTKELAICAVCGNPANRSQRIIGSEERVVVGAAGAYEPRCRKCHVAEPAEASPPQTLKLFD
- a CDS encoding uracil phosphoribosyltransferase, which produces MRDTLYANVPFKLNEMTHHYGPNVHLVGNPFLLSQLATLCAKGTLQPQINRLVEQLYADLVKTVINAEFPRKMVTLPTRMIDSTPLGIYQGEVVDPQLRVVTVNIARAGTLPSQVTYDLLNFTVDPSLVRQDHIIMSRMIDAAQAVVGSEIGGAKIGGDVDDAFVLFPDPMGATGGSLSTAITLYKTKVPGKARRIITLNLIVTPEYLRRMTTEHPDVIIYALRLDRGLSPPEVFGTAPGLLWEKERGLDDRQYIVPGGGGFGEIMNNAYV
- the hpt gene encoding hypoxanthine phosphoribosyltransferase, producing the protein MTTFHEKDVGVLISEEAVQARVKELGAQITRDYQGKELTLVCVLKGSAFFAIDLARAIDLPLTLEFLGVASYHGGTESTGEVRITTDVSKPMAGKHLLIIEDIIDTGLTMSFLLENLQARHPASVKICSLLEKPARAKTKVNIDYKGFVIDDKFVVGYGLDYGEKYRNLPFIGIWKHA
- the aqpZ gene encoding aquaporin Z produces the protein MRDGSARTPRTMTTAGGEAMQKYLAEAVGTFVLVLGGVGAAVLAGDRIGFLGVAFAFGLSLLAMVYTVGPISGCHVNPAVTVGLLMAGKFDKRHVAGYVIAQCVGAIVAAGVVLLIAKGMPGGYSASAEGLGSNGYGAASPEGYGGGAAFLAEVFLTFVLVLTVLGATDSRAPVGFAGLAIGLVLTLIHLVGIPITNTSVNPARSLGPALFAGADALKQLWMFIIAPLLGAAFASAVYRLVHRPAVQISATRAEQATEEERRERLAGRRDVEHPV
- a CDS encoding ribonucleotide-diphosphate reductase subunit beta, whose product is MLLDPGMNLTLRPMAYPVFFEMYRNAIKNTWTVEEIDFSTDLVDLRSKMTDAERHLIHRLVAFFATGDSIVGNNLVLNLYKHLNAPEARMYLSRQLYEEALHVQFYLTLLDSYVPDPAERAKAFAAVDNIPSIQRKARFCMKWMDSIQALDQVRTKSDRRQFLLNLICFAGCIEGLFFFAAFAYVYFLRSKGLLNGLAAGTNWVFRDESAHMTFAFEAINTARKEEPDLFDASLEKDVVQMMRDAVECETQFAQDLLSGGVMGLSVQEMRGYLEYVADQRLQMLGMSPIFHTKNPLHFMDLQDVQELTNFFERRVSSYQVGVGVGAANDVVFDAAF